The Streptomyces luteogriseus genome includes a window with the following:
- a CDS encoding universal stress protein yields the protein MSTLPVVAAVDGSDDSLRAMDWAVDAARRRAAPLRVAHVRQYAHWVQPEVLAAGPADPQDDSVLDQVRTHLEGRPDQPETEYVGLVGAAGAVLPELGSGAQLLVLGSRGRGGFASLVLGSNSMAAARDAECPVVVVPRPGREVHGEPTGGPGPRVVVGLKVDGPDEATLGFAFAEAARRGARLQAVAAYPWPAQPWMMPGEMPPPIVDQDVIEDETRVLADGFLAPHRERHPDIPVELVPAAGDAAGYLVAASRDADLVVVGRHRRRLLSPVRMMGSVTHAVLLHAASPVAVIPPSPSED from the coding sequence ATGAGCACCCTGCCTGTCGTCGCGGCGGTCGACGGTTCGGACGACAGCCTGCGCGCCATGGACTGGGCCGTCGACGCCGCTCGTCGGCGCGCGGCACCCCTGCGCGTGGCGCACGTACGCCAGTACGCCCACTGGGTACAGCCCGAGGTGCTCGCCGCCGGGCCCGCGGACCCGCAGGACGACTCCGTGCTCGACCAGGTCCGCACCCATCTGGAGGGCCGCCCCGACCAGCCGGAGACGGAGTACGTGGGCCTGGTGGGCGCGGCCGGTGCGGTCTTGCCCGAGCTGGGCTCCGGCGCCCAGCTGCTGGTGCTCGGCTCCCGGGGCCGCGGCGGCTTCGCCAGCCTGGTGCTCGGCTCGAACAGCATGGCCGCCGCCCGCGACGCCGAGTGCCCGGTCGTCGTGGTGCCCCGGCCCGGACGCGAGGTCCACGGCGAACCGACGGGTGGTCCCGGCCCGCGGGTGGTCGTCGGCCTGAAGGTGGACGGCCCCGACGAGGCCACGCTCGGGTTCGCCTTCGCCGAGGCCGCCCGGCGCGGTGCCCGGCTCCAGGCGGTCGCCGCCTACCCGTGGCCCGCACAGCCGTGGATGATGCCCGGGGAGATGCCCCCGCCGATCGTCGACCAGGACGTCATCGAGGACGAGACACGCGTCCTCGCCGACGGCTTCCTCGCCCCGCACCGTGAACGGCACCCGGACATCCCGGTCGAGCTGGTCCCGGCGGCGGGCGACGCGGCCGGCTACCTCGTCGCGGCCTCCCGGGACGCCGACCTCGTCGTGGTGGGCCGGCACCGGCGCCGTCTGCTCTCACCCGTCCGCATGATGGGCTCGGTCACGCACGCCGTGCTGCTGCACGCCGCCAGCCCCGTCGCCGTGATCCCGCCGTCGCCCTCGGAGGACTGA
- a CDS encoding DUF397 domain-containing protein, with amino-acid sequence MAETTTQQRPLTGWDKPELDLTNAQWQSSSRGRGDVQIAFVEGFIAMRNSARPESPSLIFTPAEWGAFVSGAREGEFDLT; translated from the coding sequence GTGGCCGAGACCACCACCCAGCAGCGCCCGCTCACGGGCTGGGACAAGCCGGAGCTGGACCTCACCAACGCACAGTGGCAGTCCAGCAGCCGGGGGCGGGGGGATGTCCAGATCGCCTTCGTCGAGGGCTTCATCGCCATGCGGAACAGTGCCCGCCCCGAGAGCCCATCGCTGATCTTCACGCCCGCCGAGTGGGGCGCGTTCGTGTCGGGAGCGCGGGAAGGAGAGTTCGACCTCACCTGA
- a CDS encoding thiolase domain-containing protein — MSKEPVAVVGIGQTRHVAARRDVSLAGLVREAARRALQDAELTWADIDAVVIGKAPDFFEGVMMPELYLADALGAVGKPMLRVHTAGSVGGSTALVAANLVAARVHGTVLTLAFEKQSESNAMWGLSLPIPFQQPLLAGAGGFFAPHIRAYMRRSGAPETIGALVAYKDRRNALKNPYAHLHEHDITLDKVMASPMLWDPIRYSETCPSSDGACAMVLTGRAGAARAPHPPAWMLGGAMRSEPTLFAGKDFVSPQAGQDCAADVYRQAGITDPRREIDGAEIYVPFSWYEPMWLENLGFADAGEGWKLTETGVTELDGALPVNMSGGVLSANPIGASGMIRFAEAALQVRGQAGEHQVDGARRVLGHAYGGGSQFFSMWLVGDRPPDS; from the coding sequence ATGAGCAAGGAGCCCGTGGCCGTCGTCGGCATCGGCCAGACCAGGCACGTCGCGGCCCGCCGGGACGTGTCCCTCGCGGGACTGGTCCGGGAAGCGGCCCGGCGGGCGCTCCAGGACGCCGAGCTGACCTGGGCCGACATCGACGCCGTCGTGATCGGCAAGGCCCCCGACTTCTTCGAGGGCGTCATGATGCCGGAGCTCTACCTCGCCGACGCCCTCGGAGCCGTCGGCAAACCCATGCTCCGCGTCCACACCGCCGGCTCGGTCGGTGGCTCCACCGCGCTCGTCGCGGCGAACCTCGTCGCCGCCCGCGTCCACGGCACGGTCCTCACCCTCGCCTTCGAAAAGCAGTCCGAGTCCAACGCCATGTGGGGCCTGTCCCTGCCGATCCCCTTCCAGCAGCCCCTGCTCGCCGGGGCCGGCGGATTCTTCGCACCGCACATCCGCGCCTACATGCGCCGCAGCGGAGCGCCCGAGACGATCGGCGCCCTCGTCGCCTACAAGGACCGCCGCAACGCACTCAAGAACCCTTACGCCCACCTGCACGAACACGACATCACCCTCGACAAGGTCATGGCCTCGCCCATGCTGTGGGACCCGATCCGCTACTCGGAGACCTGCCCCTCCTCCGACGGTGCCTGCGCCATGGTCCTCACCGGCCGCGCCGGAGCCGCCCGGGCCCCGCACCCGCCCGCCTGGATGCTCGGCGGCGCGATGCGCAGCGAACCGACCCTCTTCGCCGGCAAGGACTTCGTCTCCCCGCAGGCCGGGCAGGACTGCGCCGCCGACGTCTACCGGCAGGCCGGGATCACCGACCCCCGCCGCGAGATCGACGGCGCCGAGATCTACGTGCCGTTCTCCTGGTACGAGCCCATGTGGCTGGAGAACCTCGGCTTCGCCGACGCGGGCGAGGGCTGGAAGCTCACCGAGACGGGCGTGACCGAACTGGACGGGGCCCTGCCCGTCAACATGTCGGGCGGTGTGCTGTCCGCCAACCCCATCGGCGCCTCCGGCATGATCCGCTTCGCGGAAGCGGCGCTCCAGGTGCGCGGGCAGGCCGGAGAACACCAGGTGGACGGCGCGCGCAGGGTCCTCGGACACGCCTACGGCGGCGGATCGCAGTTCTTCTCCATGTGGCTGGTGGGCGACCGGCCCCCGGACTCCTGA
- a CDS encoding thiolase domain-containing protein — MTSAPRDREIAVVAFAQTAHRRTSEELSEVEMLMPVLHEVLDRTGLKTADIDFTCSGSSDYLAGRAFSFTLALDGVGAWPPISESHVEMDGAWALYEAWTKLLTGDADTALVYSYGKSSPGSVRDVLTRQLDPYYVAPLWPDSVALAALQAQALIDARDTDEPALAAVASRNREAATTNPHAQLRGPVPQGDYLVQPLRTGDCPPIGDGAAAVILAAGDRARDLCDRPAWIRGIDHRIEAHGLGVRDLTDSPSTRLAAERAGVFERPVDTAELHAPFTAQEVVLRKALRLGEDVDVNPSGGALAANPIMAAGLIRIGEAAARIHRGASDRALAHATSGPCLQQNLVAVLEGERR, encoded by the coding sequence GTGACGAGCGCACCGCGGGACCGCGAGATCGCCGTCGTCGCCTTCGCCCAGACCGCCCACCGGCGCACCAGCGAGGAGCTCTCCGAGGTGGAGATGCTGATGCCGGTGCTCCACGAGGTCCTGGACCGGACCGGCCTGAAGACCGCCGACATCGACTTCACCTGCTCCGGCTCCAGCGACTACCTCGCCGGCCGCGCCTTCTCCTTCACCCTCGCCCTCGACGGCGTCGGCGCCTGGCCCCCGATCTCCGAGTCGCACGTCGAGATGGACGGCGCCTGGGCCCTGTACGAGGCCTGGACGAAACTCCTCACCGGCGACGCCGACACCGCCCTGGTCTACTCGTACGGCAAGTCCTCGCCCGGCTCCGTCCGCGACGTCCTGACCCGCCAGCTCGACCCCTACTACGTGGCGCCCCTCTGGCCCGACTCGGTGGCACTCGCCGCCCTCCAGGCGCAGGCCCTCATCGACGCCCGCGACACCGACGAACCCGCCCTCGCCGCCGTCGCCTCCCGCAACCGTGAGGCGGCGACCACCAACCCCCACGCACAACTGCGCGGCCCCGTGCCGCAGGGCGACTACCTCGTACAGCCCCTGCGCACCGGCGACTGCCCGCCCATCGGCGACGGGGCCGCCGCCGTGATCCTCGCGGCGGGGGACCGGGCCCGGGACCTGTGCGACCGCCCCGCCTGGATCCGCGGCATCGACCACCGCATCGAGGCCCACGGCCTCGGCGTGCGCGACCTGACCGACTCGCCGTCCACCCGCCTGGCCGCCGAACGGGCCGGAGTCTTCGAGCGGCCCGTCGACACCGCGGAGCTGCACGCGCCCTTCACCGCGCAGGAGGTCGTCCTGCGCAAGGCCCTCCGGCTGGGCGAGGACGTGGACGTCAACCCGTCCGGCGGCGCCCTGGCCGCCAACCCGATCATGGCCGCCGGCCTGATCCGCATCGGCGAGGCCGCCGCACGCATCCACCGCGGCGCGTCCGACCGCGCCCTCGCCCACGCCACCTCCGGCCCCTGCCTCCAGCAGAACCTGGTCGCCGTACTCGAAGGGGAACGCCGATGA
- a CDS encoding Zn-ribbon domain-containing OB-fold protein yields the protein MSAVLKAPLVVEFPFTRSLGPVQSAFLTGLRERVILGVKTGDGRTLVPPVEYDPVTAEELHDLVEVAPTGTVTTWAWNPAPRRGQPLTTPFAWVLVRLDGADTALLHALDAPGPAAVHTGMPVRVRWAGERTGAITDIACFEPCDGRRAEPTGHTGAFEDPVTGIVAAARLDYTYSPGRAQTAYINALSGRRTVGERCPSCRKVYVPPRGACPTCGVATSEQVEVGPRGTVTTFCIVNIKAKNLDIEVPYVYAHIALDGAGLALHGRIGGIPYDEVRMGLRVEPVWTDGARYPDHYRPTGEPDADYDTYKELL from the coding sequence ATGTCCGCAGTTCTCAAGGCGCCGCTTGTCGTCGAATTTCCCTTCACCCGCTCCCTCGGGCCCGTCCAGAGCGCCTTCCTGACCGGTCTGCGCGAACGTGTGATCCTCGGAGTGAAGACTGGCGACGGCCGCACCCTCGTCCCGCCCGTCGAGTACGACCCCGTCACCGCCGAGGAACTCCACGACCTGGTCGAGGTCGCCCCGACCGGCACGGTCACCACCTGGGCCTGGAACCCCGCCCCCCGCCGCGGCCAGCCCCTCACCACCCCCTTCGCATGGGTGCTGGTCCGCCTCGACGGCGCCGACACCGCCCTCCTGCACGCCCTCGACGCCCCCGGCCCCGCCGCCGTGCACACTGGCATGCCGGTCCGCGTCCGCTGGGCGGGCGAACGCACCGGCGCCATCACCGACATCGCCTGCTTCGAGCCCTGCGACGGCCGCCGGGCCGAACCGACGGGGCACACCGGCGCGTTCGAGGACCCCGTCACCGGCATCGTCGCCGCCGCCCGCCTCGACTACACCTACTCGCCCGGCCGCGCCCAGACCGCCTACATCAACGCCCTCTCCGGCCGGCGCACCGTCGGTGAGCGCTGCCCGTCCTGCCGCAAGGTCTACGTCCCACCGAGGGGTGCGTGCCCCACCTGCGGGGTGGCCACGTCCGAGCAGGTCGAGGTGGGTCCACGCGGCACCGTGACCACGTTCTGCATCGTCAACATCAAAGCGAAGAACCTCGACATAGAGGTGCCGTACGTCTACGCCCACATCGCCCTCGACGGCGCCGGCCTTGCCCTGCACGGCCGCATCGGCGGCATCCCCTACGACGAGGTCCGCATGGGCCTGCGCGTCGAGCCCGTGTGGACCGACGGCGCCCGCTACCCCGACCACTACCGGCCCACCGGCGAACCCGACGCGGACTACGACACCTACAAGGAGCTGCTGTGA
- a CDS encoding crotonase/enoyl-CoA hydratase family protein produces MGGTEHLTVQREGATLVLTLNRPEARNALSLPMLVGLHDGWLEADADDSVRSIVFTGAGGSFCSGMDLKALAGNGMAGEEYRDRLKADPDLHWKAMLRHHRPRKPVIAAVEGYCVAGGTEMLQGTDIRVAAESATFGLFEVKRGLFPIGGSTVRLQRQIPRTHALEMLLTGRPYSAREAAAIGLVGHVVPDGTALDKALEIAERINACGPLAVEAVKASVYETAEMTEQDGLAAELTRGWPVFDTADAKEGTRAFAEKRPPVYKRA; encoded by the coding sequence ATGGGTGGGACGGAACACCTCACCGTGCAGCGCGAAGGCGCCACACTGGTGCTCACGCTCAACCGGCCGGAAGCCAGGAACGCGCTCTCGCTGCCGATGCTCGTCGGCCTCCACGACGGCTGGCTCGAGGCCGACGCCGACGACTCGGTCCGCTCGATCGTCTTCACCGGGGCGGGCGGCTCGTTCTGCTCCGGCATGGACCTCAAGGCCCTCGCCGGGAACGGCATGGCCGGAGAGGAGTACCGCGACCGGCTCAAGGCCGACCCCGACCTGCACTGGAAGGCGATGCTGCGCCACCACCGCCCGCGCAAGCCGGTGATCGCCGCCGTCGAAGGGTACTGCGTCGCGGGCGGCACCGAAATGCTCCAAGGGACCGACATCCGCGTCGCCGCCGAGTCCGCGACCTTCGGCCTGTTCGAGGTGAAGCGCGGCCTGTTCCCCATCGGCGGCTCCACCGTCCGCCTGCAACGCCAGATCCCGCGCACCCACGCCCTGGAGATGCTCCTCACCGGCCGCCCCTACAGCGCCCGCGAAGCCGCCGCCATCGGCCTGGTCGGCCACGTCGTCCCCGACGGCACCGCGCTGGACAAAGCGCTGGAGATCGCCGAGCGGATCAACGCCTGCGGCCCACTGGCCGTGGAAGCCGTCAAGGCCTCGGTCTACGAGACCGCCGAGATGACCGAACAGGACGGCCTCGCCGCCGAACTCACCCGCGGCTGGCCGGTCTTCGACACCGCCGACGCCAAGGAAGGCACCCGCGCCTTCGCGGAGAAACGACCTCCCGTCTACAAGCGCGCGTAG
- a CDS encoding acyl-CoA synthetase, whose amino-acid sequence MEYNLADLFESVVDVVPGREALVYADHPGTGAERRLTYAELDAAADRVGHHLLDSGIRPGEHLGLHLYNGVEYLQTVLGCLKARIVPVNVNYRYVEEELVYLYRDADLVALVFDAEFTDRVAVARPRAEELRHLIRVGVPAPGAAEVACVEFAQMEAAGAPGRGFPARSADDQFIIYTGGTTGMPKGVMWRQEDLFFAGLGGGAPTGEPVKKPEELAERVAAGGAGITFFPTAPLMHGTSTLTAFIGFNFGQRVVIHRKFVPEEVLRTVEKERVNSISLVGDAMLRPLIDALSGPLRHIDRSSLFSVSSSGAIMSDTVRTQFQELVPNAMLLNNFGSSESGFNGTATEDSGPERGFRVRVNARTQVVDPATHEPVAAGEVGRVAQCGHVPLGYYNDPAKTAATFFEKAGERWVLLGDMATVDEEGVVTVLGRGSQCINTGGEKVYPEEVEQALKSHPDVYDALVAGVPDAQWGHHVAAVVQLRAGAAPPSLQDIQTHCRDRLAGYKVPRQLVLTESIRRSPSGKADYRWAREVAATADG is encoded by the coding sequence GTGGAGTACAACCTTGCCGACCTGTTCGAGTCGGTCGTCGACGTCGTTCCCGGCCGTGAGGCGCTGGTGTACGCCGACCACCCGGGCACGGGCGCGGAGCGCCGTCTGACGTACGCGGAGCTGGATGCGGCAGCCGACCGCGTCGGCCACCATCTGCTGGACAGCGGGATACGGCCCGGCGAGCACCTCGGGCTCCATCTCTACAACGGCGTGGAGTACCTGCAGACGGTGCTGGGCTGCCTGAAGGCGCGGATCGTGCCCGTCAATGTCAACTACCGCTACGTCGAAGAGGAGTTGGTGTACCTCTACCGGGACGCGGATCTGGTGGCGCTGGTCTTCGACGCCGAATTCACGGACCGGGTGGCGGTGGCACGTCCCCGGGCGGAGGAGCTGCGGCATCTGATCCGGGTGGGGGTTCCGGCGCCGGGGGCCGCGGAGGTCGCCTGTGTGGAGTTCGCACAAATGGAGGCCGCGGGGGCGCCCGGGCGGGGTTTTCCGGCCCGTTCGGCCGACGACCAGTTCATCATCTACACCGGCGGCACGACCGGCATGCCCAAGGGGGTGATGTGGCGGCAGGAGGACCTGTTCTTCGCGGGCCTCGGCGGCGGCGCCCCGACCGGTGAACCGGTGAAGAAGCCGGAGGAGCTGGCGGAGCGGGTCGCGGCCGGGGGTGCCGGGATCACGTTCTTCCCGACGGCTCCGCTGATGCACGGCACCTCCACCCTCACCGCGTTCATCGGCTTCAACTTCGGGCAGCGGGTCGTGATCCACCGCAAGTTCGTGCCCGAGGAGGTGCTGCGGACCGTGGAGAAGGAGAGGGTCAACAGCATCTCACTGGTGGGCGACGCGATGCTCCGGCCGCTGATCGACGCGCTCAGCGGACCCCTGCGGCACATCGACCGCTCGTCGCTGTTCAGCGTGTCCTCGTCCGGCGCGATCATGTCGGACACGGTGCGGACGCAGTTCCAGGAGCTGGTGCCGAACGCCATGCTGCTGAACAACTTCGGCTCCTCGGAGTCGGGCTTCAACGGGACGGCCACCGAGGACTCCGGCCCGGAACGGGGCTTCCGGGTGCGGGTCAACGCCCGTACCCAGGTGGTCGACCCGGCCACCCACGAGCCGGTGGCGGCCGGCGAGGTGGGGCGGGTCGCCCAGTGCGGACACGTGCCGCTCGGCTACTACAACGACCCGGCCAAGACCGCCGCGACCTTCTTCGAGAAGGCGGGCGAGCGCTGGGTGCTGCTCGGCGACATGGCCACTGTCGACGAGGAGGGCGTGGTCACCGTCCTCGGCCGTGGCTCGCAGTGCATCAACACCGGCGGCGAGAAAGTGTACCCGGAGGAGGTCGAACAGGCCCTCAAGTCCCACCCGGACGTCTACGACGCGCTGGTGGCCGGGGTGCCGGACGCCCAGTGGGGCCACCATGTGGCGGCCGTGGTGCAACTGCGCGCGGGAGCGGCGCCGCCCTCGCTCCAGGACATACAGACCCACTGCCGCGACCGGCTCGCCGGATACAAGGTCCCGCGCCAGCTGGTGCTCACCGAGTCGATCCGGCGATCGCCGAGCGGCAAGGCGGACTACCGGTGGGCGCGCGAGGTGGCGGCGACGGCGGACGGGTGA
- a CDS encoding sulfatase, with amino-acid sequence MSLFTRSRQLSDTTEGRAEPDDDTGTADPEGSTGTSEPQDDTGTADPEGSTGTADPQAGAATDSAQSATPAQRTPSGQSPTAKPGWFGWRRRYPRTARGASLGTTVLAGALVLFALLVPNRIERIEFASFVRIPAEGVLLAGLLLALPSKPRRVTAVVTGVFLGLITVLKFVDMGFYQILARPFDLVLDWILIENGTDFLRETFGRTGQVLAVTGVIVLFVALLVLTTLAVVRLTNLMVRHRPVAGRTVLILGTAWITCMTLGVQIGTVPVATKGNAEFLGNRVDQVRAGLADARVFEKQASVDAFAKTPPDQLLTGLRGKDVLFTFIESYGRVAIDDPAMAQQTDAVLKEGTGRLKAAGFESRSGWLQSPVTGAGSWLAHSTFLSGLWIKNQQRYRSLTTSDRMTLTNYFGKTGAWRTVGVVPGVRRAWPEGKYFGLDHIYDSEHLGYHGPYFSWTPVPDQFSMEAFERLEHGKKDREPIMAEIILASSHNPWSPIAHMIDWEDLGDGSVFHRIKKEGTNPTEVWKDPEKVRAEYRKAIEYSIRSLTEWVERYGDDDTVLVFLGDHQPVPTVTAGDTGKDVPVTIVAHDKKVLDRVADWGWTDGLKPAGNAPRWGMDTFRDRFMTAYGPRG; translated from the coding sequence GTGTCGCTCTTCACTCGCTCCCGTCAGCTTTCGGACACGACCGAGGGCCGGGCGGAACCGGATGACGACACCGGTACGGCGGACCCGGAGGGCAGCACCGGGACATCGGAACCACAGGACGACACCGGCACGGCGGATCCGGAGGGCAGCACCGGCACGGCGGATCCGCAGGCCGGCGCTGCGACGGACTCCGCGCAGAGCGCCACTCCCGCACAGCGCACCCCTTCCGGGCAGTCGCCGACCGCCAAGCCCGGCTGGTTCGGCTGGCGGCGCCGCTACCCCCGTACGGCACGCGGCGCCTCCCTGGGGACGACCGTGCTGGCCGGTGCGCTCGTGCTGTTCGCGCTGCTCGTGCCGAACCGGATCGAGCGCATCGAGTTCGCGTCGTTCGTGCGCATCCCCGCCGAGGGCGTGCTGCTCGCCGGGCTCCTGCTCGCGCTGCCGTCGAAGCCCCGTCGCGTCACGGCGGTCGTCACGGGCGTGTTCCTGGGCCTGATCACGGTGCTGAAGTTCGTCGACATGGGCTTCTACCAGATCCTGGCCCGGCCCTTCGACCTGGTCCTGGACTGGATCCTGATCGAGAACGGCACGGACTTCCTGAGGGAGACGTTCGGCCGTACCGGCCAGGTGCTGGCCGTGACCGGCGTGATCGTCCTGTTCGTCGCGCTGCTCGTCCTCACGACGCTCGCGGTGGTGCGGCTGACGAACCTGATGGTCCGGCACCGGCCCGTCGCCGGCCGCACGGTCCTGATCCTCGGCACGGCGTGGATCACCTGTATGACCCTGGGCGTACAGATCGGTACCGTGCCGGTCGCCACCAAGGGCAACGCCGAGTTCCTGGGCAACCGGGTGGACCAGGTGCGCGCGGGGCTCGCGGACGCCCGGGTCTTCGAGAAGCAGGCCTCGGTGGACGCCTTCGCGAAGACCCCGCCCGACCAGCTGCTCACGGGGCTGCGCGGCAAGGACGTCCTGTTCACCTTCATCGAGAGCTACGGCAGGGTCGCGATCGACGACCCGGCGATGGCGCAGCAGACCGACGCGGTGCTCAAGGAGGGCACCGGCAGGCTGAAGGCGGCCGGGTTCGAGTCGCGCAGCGGCTGGCTCCAGTCGCCGGTGACGGGCGCGGGCAGCTGGCTGGCCCACTCGACGTTCCTGTCCGGGCTGTGGATCAAGAACCAGCAGCGGTACCGCAGTCTGACCACGAGCGATCGCATGACGCTGACGAACTACTTCGGCAAGACCGGGGCCTGGCGGACCGTCGGCGTCGTGCCGGGCGTGCGGCGGGCCTGGCCGGAGGGCAAGTACTTCGGCCTCGACCACATCTACGACTCCGAGCACCTCGGCTACCACGGCCCGTACTTCAGCTGGACGCCCGTGCCCGACCAGTTCAGCATGGAGGCCTTCGAGCGGCTGGAGCACGGCAAGAAGGACCGCGAGCCGATCATGGCGGAGATCATCCTGGCCTCCAGCCACAACCCCTGGTCCCCCATCGCCCACATGATCGACTGGGAGGACCTCGGCGACGGCTCGGTGTTCCACCGGATCAAGAAGGAGGGCACCAACCCCACGGAGGTCTGGAAGGACCCGGAGAAGGTGCGCGCCGAGTACCGCAAGGCCATCGAGTACTCGATCCGCAGCCTCACCGAGTGGGTCGAGCGCTACGGCGACGACGACACGGTGCTGGTCTTCCTCGGCGACCACCAGCCGGTGCCGACCGTCACCGCCGGGGACACCGGCAAGGACGTGCCGGTGACGATCGTCGCCCACGACAAGAAGGTCCTGGACCGGGTCGCCGACTGGGGCTGGACGGACGGCCTCAAGCCGGCCGGTAACGCGCCCCGATGGGGCATGGACACGTTCCGCGACCGCTTCATGACGGCGTACGGGCCGCGGGGCTGA
- a CDS encoding alpha/beta fold hydrolase — protein MARRPAGVHATHGCLLLLTADTRASAAGRAAPLRGTPRLPCPAWTQHRAPHRRTASHRPTASGDRRTRSLSSCCTPVGPTGPTGADRPGPGHRARRASPCVRSRSARTRPERLAGRIRVRDHARRHPRPPRELGIDRADVVGHSLGGAVAYLLAQCGPGLVRRLVLEDVPAPFPLDPPRPPAERPRGETPYDWAMILATDEQRNAPNPLWWDHMGRITMPTLLIGGGPSSPIPQEQIAVFAELLPDARHITLDAGHLVHETRPKEFLAAVTEFLSPAARTPS, from the coding sequence GTGGCTCGACGACCCGCAGGGGTTCACGCGACGCATGGCTGCCTTCTTCTCCTGACCGCGGATACGCGCGCCTCTGCTGCCGGCAGAGCGGCCCCGCTCCGGGGCACTCCTCGCCTACCGTGCCCGGCATGGACACAGCACCGCGCACCGCACAGGCGAACGGCATCACACAGGCCTACCGCGTCTGGGGACCGCAGGACGCGGAGCCTCTCGTCCTGCTGCACGCCCGTGGGGCCGACGGGGCCGACTGGCGCCGATCGCCCCGGTCCTGGCCACCGGGCCCGCCGGGCCTCGCCGTGTGTACGCTCCCGATCTGCGCGGACACGGCCGGAGCGACTGGCCGGGCGGATACGCGTACGAGACCATGCGCGACGACATCCACGCCCTCCTCGGGAGCTCGGCATCGACCGCGCCGACGTCGTGGGCCACTCGCTCGGCGGCGCCGTCGCCTACCTGCTCGCCCAGTGCGGTCCGGGGCTCGTGCGGCGGCTCGTCCTGGAGGACGTGCCAGCGCCCTTCCCGCTGGACCCGCCGCGCCCACCCGCCGAACGGCCCCGCGGGGAGACCCCGTACGACTGGGCGATGATCCTCGCCACCGACGAGCAGCGCAACGCACCGAATCCCCTGTGGTGGGACCACATGGGCCGGATCACCATGCCCACGCTGCTGATCGGTGGCGGGCCGAGCAGCCCGATCCCGCAGGAGCAGATCGCCGTGTTCGCCGAACTGCTGCCCGACGCCCGGCACATCACCCTCGACGCCGGGCATCTCGTGCACGAGACCCGTCCGAAGGAGTTCCTGGCGGCCGTGACGGAGTTCCTCAGCCCCGCGGCCCGTACGCCGTCATGA
- a CDS encoding alpha/beta fold hydrolase: protein MPIFSAPDGTRLAFHLRGEGEPLVVLPGGPMRASAYLGDLGGLDAHRQLVLLDLRGTGESAKPADPGTYRCDRLVDDVEALRRHLGLERMDVLAHSAGGSLAMLYAARYPERLGRLALVTATPWALGLPATGGDRLAAARLRASEPWFPDAFPAFEAWLDGTGDFDPVFLPFFYGRWDDTARAHADREETETNDDAADVYGGDGAYDPATTRGALARVRTPVLVLAGEVDGGPSPSLARRAAGAFPAAEFAVQPGAGHYPWLDDPQGFTRRMAAFFS, encoded by the coding sequence ATGCCGATCTTCAGTGCCCCGGACGGGACCCGACTGGCCTTCCACCTGCGTGGCGAGGGCGAGCCGCTCGTCGTGCTGCCCGGCGGGCCCATGCGGGCCTCCGCCTACCTGGGAGACCTGGGCGGACTGGACGCCCACCGGCAGCTGGTGCTCCTCGACCTGCGCGGCACGGGGGAGTCCGCGAAGCCGGCGGACCCCGGGACGTACCGCTGCGACCGGCTCGTGGACGACGTCGAGGCGCTGCGGCGCCATCTGGGGCTGGAGCGGATGGACGTGCTCGCGCACTCGGCGGGCGGCAGCCTGGCCATGCTGTACGCGGCCCGGTACCCGGAGCGGCTGGGCCGGCTGGCCCTGGTCACCGCCACCCCGTGGGCACTGGGGCTGCCGGCGACGGGCGGGGACCGGCTGGCGGCGGCACGACTGCGGGCGTCGGAACCGTGGTTCCCGGACGCGTTCCCGGCGTTCGAGGCATGGCTGGACGGCACCGGTGACTTCGATCCGGTGTTCCTCCCGTTCTTCTACGGCCGCTGGGACGACACCGCCCGGGCCCACGCCGACCGCGAGGAGACCGAGACCAACGACGACGCGGCGGATGTCTACGGTGGCGACGGCGCCTACGATCCGGCAACGACGCGCGGTGCGCTGGCCCGGGTGAGAACTCCCGTGCTCGTCCTGGCCGGTGAGGTCGACGGTGGTCCGAGCCCCTCGCTCGCGCGGCGTGCCGCGGGCGCCTTCCCGGCGGCCGAGTTCGCGGTGCAGCCGGGAGCGGGGCACTACCCGTGGCTCGACGACCCGCAGGGGTTCACGCGACGCATGGCTGCCTTCTTCTCCTGA